A portion of the Mycobacteriales bacterium genome contains these proteins:
- a CDS encoding Dabb family protein, whose translation MSLQHVVLFRFPEPLDDAQAGEMRALVQEWPDRIGGFERLRFGTDLSDGARARGYQFLLLTEHPDQAALTAYQQHPVHLAFGDWVYSRGCEVIAFDYQLGPDTVLIS comes from the coding sequence ATGTCGCTTCAGCATGTGGTCCTGTTCCGGTTTCCCGAGCCGCTCGATGATGCCCAGGCCGGGGAGATGCGCGCCCTGGTGCAGGAGTGGCCGGACCGCATCGGGGGCTTCGAGCGACTGCGCTTCGGCACCGACCTCTCCGACGGCGCCCGCGCCCGCGGCTACCAGTTCCTGCTGCTCACCGAACATCCCGACCAGGCCGCGCTGACGGCGTACCAGCAGCATCCGGTCCACCTCGCATTCGGCGATTGGGTGTATTCGCGCGGCTGCGAGGTCATCGCCTTCGACTACCAACTCGGGCCGGACACGGTCCTCATCTCATAA
- a CDS encoding amidohydrolase family protein: MVAGEEGHRADAPHRLTVELLESRLATLLGCSADEVGAARDAAAVDWTSWVRRLFDDVALEGMVMDPAWSGVELLTPYEEVAARPVWELQRLEPALDAAMGDGAGAGELLDVVDTLMSDAATRGVVGFKTVLAYRTGLDVDPTATVEEAQRSLARTDLPARDRGKALRDLVLRRALARCADLRLPIQIHTGFGDNEIRPELANPLLLDPLLRTPEGGAAAVVLLHGSWPWHDAAGYLAGVHRNVWAELSLVQLFAPATTADRMLRLLEVAPTSRVLFGSDGHGIPESIWFGCRLLHEAWDAVRARLREQGARESWLERVHGMVFGGNARAVYGLDPVRRDAPHERRETDG; the protein is encoded by the coding sequence GTGGTCGCGGGCGAGGAGGGTCACCGGGCCGATGCCCCGCACCGGCTGACGGTCGAGTTGCTGGAGTCCCGGCTCGCGACGCTGCTCGGCTGCTCGGCCGATGAGGTCGGTGCCGCGCGGGACGCAGCGGCCGTGGACTGGACCTCCTGGGTCCGGCGGCTCTTCGACGACGTGGCGCTCGAGGGGATGGTGATGGACCCGGCGTGGTCAGGGGTCGAGTTGCTCACGCCGTACGAAGAGGTCGCCGCGCGCCCGGTCTGGGAGCTGCAGCGACTCGAACCCGCCCTGGACGCCGCGATGGGCGACGGTGCCGGGGCGGGCGAGCTGCTCGACGTCGTCGACACCCTGATGTCCGACGCCGCAACGAGAGGGGTCGTCGGCTTCAAGACGGTCCTCGCCTACCGGACCGGACTGGACGTCGACCCGACCGCCACCGTCGAGGAGGCGCAGCGCTCGCTGGCCCGCACCGACCTGCCGGCCCGCGACCGCGGCAAGGCACTGCGGGACCTGGTGCTCCGCCGCGCCCTCGCACGCTGCGCCGACCTGCGGCTGCCGATCCAGATCCACACCGGCTTCGGCGACAACGAGATCCGGCCGGAGCTGGCCAACCCGCTCCTGCTCGACCCACTGCTGCGCACCCCGGAGGGTGGCGCCGCCGCCGTCGTCCTCCTGCACGGCTCCTGGCCGTGGCACGACGCGGCCGGTTACCTGGCCGGTGTCCACCGCAACGTGTGGGCCGAGCTGTCGCTCGTCCAGCTGTTCGCGCCCGCGACCACCGCCGACCGGATGCTCCGGCTGCTGGAGGTCGCGCCCACCAGCCGGGTCCTCTTCGGCAGCGACGGACACGGCATCCCGGAGTCGATCTGGTTCGGCTGCCGCCTGCTGCACGAGGCATGGGACGCTGTCCGCGCCCGGCTGCGGGAGCAGGGGGCCCGCGAGAGCTGGCTCGAGAGGGTCCACGGCATGGTCTTCGGCGGCAACGCGCGTGCGGTTTACGGGCTCGACCCGGTCCGGCGCGACGCACCCCACGAGCGGAGGGAAACCGATGGTTGA
- the asnB gene encoding asparagine synthase (glutamine-hydrolyzing) — MCGLLGYLSNSGSAPALKADVERALELSRHRGPDEGETWSDDDVVLGFRRLSIIDLEHSHQPLPYDDGRYRMLFNGEIYNYVELRRRLIEEYGATFATDGDGEVILAAYKYLGEACVTELRGMFAFVIWDSLEHTAFGARDWFGIKPLFLMQDERGTFFASEKKSLLALGGHVVDGDAALDHRAIQHYLTLQYVPEPATMHSAIRRIESGTCFTVDGDGALASRRFFRPTFPTEPVEDQRARWAEIRDVLDDSVRVHMRADVTVGAFLSGGIDSTAIAALAKRYNPNLLTFSVGFERPGYSEIDVAAESAQAIGVTHITKVVTPEEFAAAVPLIVWYLDDPVADPALVPLYFIAKEARRHVKVVLSGEGADELFGGYNIYREPLSLRAFRPLPLPVKRGLHALSTRLPEGMRGKDLLRRGSIPIEERYYGNARIFRDDELGFLRSYDDAVSYRDVTAAHYAATRHLDDVTRMQYIDLYTWLRGDILVKADKMTMANSLELRVPFLDKEVFDVASRLPVDQRITSDTTKYALREALRDVVPAHVLQRRKLGFPVPIRHWLADELYDWARTIIDESGTDHLLDKSAVSAMLEAHRAGPHDYSRKIWTVLILMIWHGIFVERRVNPEIPAPVYPVSI, encoded by the coding sequence GTGTGCGGCCTTCTGGGCTACCTGAGCAACAGCGGTTCGGCGCCGGCCCTGAAGGCCGATGTCGAGCGGGCGCTGGAGCTGTCCCGGCACCGGGGACCGGACGAGGGCGAGACCTGGAGCGACGACGACGTCGTCCTCGGCTTCCGGCGGCTGTCCATCATCGACCTCGAACACAGCCACCAGCCGCTCCCCTACGACGACGGCCGCTACCGGATGCTCTTCAACGGGGAGATCTACAACTACGTCGAGCTGCGGCGCCGGCTGATCGAGGAGTACGGCGCGACCTTTGCGACCGACGGCGACGGCGAGGTGATCCTCGCGGCGTACAAGTACCTCGGTGAGGCCTGCGTCACCGAGCTGCGCGGGATGTTCGCCTTCGTCATCTGGGACTCCCTCGAGCACACCGCATTCGGGGCGCGGGACTGGTTCGGCATCAAGCCGCTCTTCCTGATGCAGGACGAGCGCGGAACGTTCTTCGCGTCGGAGAAGAAGTCACTGCTCGCCCTCGGCGGGCACGTCGTCGACGGCGACGCCGCCCTCGACCACCGGGCCATCCAGCACTACCTCACCCTGCAGTACGTGCCGGAGCCCGCCACGATGCACTCGGCGATCCGCCGGATCGAGAGCGGGACCTGCTTCACCGTGGACGGTGACGGCGCCCTGGCAAGCCGTCGATTCTTCCGGCCGACCTTTCCCACCGAGCCGGTCGAGGACCAGCGGGCCCGCTGGGCCGAGATCCGCGACGTGCTCGACGACTCGGTCCGGGTGCACATGCGGGCCGACGTCACCGTCGGCGCGTTCCTGTCCGGCGGCATCGACTCGACGGCGATCGCCGCGCTGGCCAAGCGGTACAACCCGAATCTGCTGACCTTCAGCGTGGGCTTCGAACGGCCGGGGTACAGCGAGATCGACGTGGCGGCCGAGTCCGCACAGGCGATCGGCGTCACGCACATCACCAAGGTGGTCACGCCCGAGGAGTTCGCGGCGGCGGTGCCACTGATCGTCTGGTATCTCGACGACCCGGTCGCCGACCCGGCCTTGGTGCCGCTCTACTTCATCGCCAAGGAGGCCCGGCGCCACGTCAAGGTCGTGCTCTCCGGGGAGGGCGCCGACGAGCTCTTCGGTGGCTACAACATCTACCGCGAGCCGCTGTCCCTGCGAGCGTTCCGGCCGCTGCCGCTACCGGTCAAGCGGGGGCTGCATGCACTGTCCACCCGCCTGCCCGAGGGGATGCGGGGCAAGGACCTGCTGCGCCGCGGCTCGATCCCGATCGAGGAGCGCTACTACGGCAACGCCCGGATCTTCCGGGACGACGAGTTGGGCTTCCTGCGCAGCTACGACGACGCGGTCTCCTACCGCGATGTCACCGCCGCGCATTACGCCGCCACCCGGCACCTCGATGACGTCACGCGGATGCAGTACATCGACCTCTACACCTGGCTGCGTGGCGACATCCTCGTCAAGGCCGACAAGATGACGATGGCCAACTCCCTGGAGCTGCGGGTGCCGTTCCTGGACAAGGAGGTCTTCGACGTCGCCTCCCGGCTCCCGGTCGACCAGCGGATCACCTCCGACACCACGAAGTACGCGCTCCGCGAGGCGCTGCGCGACGTCGTACCGGCGCACGTGCTGCAGCGGCGCAAGCTGGGCTTCCCGGTGCCGATCCGGCACTGGCTCGCCGACGAGCTCTACGACTGGGCCCGCACCATCATCGACGAGAGCGGCACCGATCATCTGCTCGACAAGTCCGCCGTCTCAGCGATGCTCGAGGCGCACCGCGCCGGGCCGCACGACTACAGCCGCAAGATCTGGACGGTGCTCATCCTGATGATCTGGCACGGCATCTTCGTCGAGCGCCGGGTCAACCCCGAGATCCCGGCTCCGGTCTACCCGGTGAGCATCTGA
- a CDS encoding phosphotransferase, producing the protein MDDPEHPSEPVAKLLARWGISAGAAVARTDRGTNNRTLQVTTGDRRWSLRISQNLTPAQVRAEHRLLARLARAGLSFAVPAPVPLPDGSTVADTPDGPATLCEWIPGVRPDLSQEAALEELGRAAAELSDALADVPPQDTPHDWQDGPLQAPADVAALTRDLTAAGLHAERARTLRDGADRAVAAWEALAGRLPTQVVHADLAASNVLVSPQTGVVSGVLDFEMAGHWIRAIELTVVLALSGAVHGPGWPRRAAAVARGGAWGERLTAAELAALPDLILIRATGSMLWRTGRWRRGQSSLAEVTDRVDVLAETLRWRTGEGGELGHIAAAAER; encoded by the coding sequence GTGGACGACCCGGAACACCCGAGCGAGCCGGTGGCGAAACTGCTGGCCCGATGGGGCATCTCGGCCGGCGCGGCTGTGGCGCGCACCGACCGGGGCACGAACAACCGCACCCTCCAGGTGACCACCGGGGATCGCCGCTGGTCCCTGCGGATCAGCCAGAACCTGACTCCGGCCCAGGTCCGGGCCGAGCACCGGCTGCTGGCCCGGTTGGCCCGGGCCGGCCTGTCCTTCGCGGTGCCCGCGCCCGTCCCACTGCCGGACGGCAGCACCGTCGCCGACACTCCCGACGGCCCGGCCACCCTGTGCGAATGGATTCCGGGCGTCCGGCCCGACCTCAGTCAGGAGGCGGCGTTGGAAGAGTTAGGCCGGGCCGCTGCGGAGCTGAGCGACGCGCTGGCCGACGTTCCGCCGCAGGACACGCCACACGACTGGCAGGACGGCCCGCTGCAGGCGCCCGCCGACGTGGCCGCGCTGACCCGCGACCTCACGGCGGCCGGACTGCACGCGGAGCGGGCCAGGACCCTGCGCGACGGCGCCGACCGTGCGGTGGCGGCCTGGGAGGCGCTGGCCGGACGGCTGCCGACCCAGGTCGTGCACGCCGACCTGGCCGCGTCCAACGTGCTGGTCAGCCCGCAGACCGGGGTCGTGTCCGGGGTGCTGGACTTCGAGATGGCCGGCCACTGGATCCGGGCCATCGAGCTGACCGTGGTCCTGGCCCTGTCCGGGGCGGTGCACGGGCCGGGCTGGCCGCGCCGGGCGGCGGCCGTGGCCCGGGGCGGTGCGTGGGGTGAGCGGCTGACCGCCGCCGAACTGGCCGCCCTGCCCGACCTGATCCTCATCCGCGCGACGGGTTCGATGCTGTGGCGCACGGGCCGGTGGCGGCGCGGCCAGTCCAGCCTGGCCGAAGTCACCGACCGGGTGGACGTTCTGGCCGAGACCCTGCGCTGGCGGACCGGCGAGGGCGGCGAGCTGGGGCACATCGCCGCGGCCGCCGAGCGGTGA
- a CDS encoding APC family permease, whose product MTTGALGKEAPSPDQLRKGSLGTWDAVAMAIAVLSPAMAMAYNTTGVAATAGGSTPLAVLLGGVACLCLAFVVVGFTRRMASAGYAYTYASRSLGQSTGFLTGWLYTFGFFCFVPMTMAGVGGFTRDLIKNEVWSTEPDWMWFIYFLVGMAFLIYLAVFGIKLTARTQLVVGAVTVAVIVVLDVIVTAKGGKNGQSLQPFTFGHTLSGGFNGIFYGIILGVTSFIGFESAAVLGEETRNPRRAIPLATIVAVVFAIVFYVWTTYSMAIGFGVNNGAAWAKDPTALATTAQVYSGHTLSILISIAAILSAFVVCLACANAAARTMFAMGREGTLPAVFGRTHPVYKTPVNAILGVTAVATVVAALIGFFWDYGGGPTTVYFLMASIGTIAIILVYMALCLGGVAFFRRLMRKWNPIVHAVLPAIGFIIFGLAVYGSIYPGALPPMPYRIVPYVNLGWLALGIVLLWYLRTNHPQRVSRIGSILGEEGGEEAGALDEAPGPSGMKPTEPTAGMANPD is encoded by the coding sequence ATGACCACCGGAGCACTCGGCAAGGAAGCGCCGTCCCCGGATCAACTGCGTAAAGGCAGCCTGGGGACCTGGGACGCCGTGGCGATGGCCATCGCCGTGCTCTCGCCCGCGATGGCGATGGCCTACAACACCACCGGCGTCGCGGCGACGGCAGGCGGCTCCACACCGTTGGCCGTCCTGCTGGGCGGCGTCGCCTGTCTGTGCCTCGCGTTCGTCGTCGTCGGGTTCACCCGGCGGATGGCGTCGGCCGGATACGCCTACACCTACGCGAGCCGGTCGCTGGGACAGAGCACCGGTTTCCTGACCGGCTGGCTCTACACGTTCGGTTTCTTCTGCTTCGTGCCGATGACCATGGCCGGGGTCGGCGGATTCACGCGTGACCTGATCAAGAACGAGGTCTGGTCGACCGAACCCGACTGGATGTGGTTCATCTACTTCCTCGTCGGGATGGCCTTCCTGATCTACCTCGCCGTCTTCGGCATCAAGCTGACCGCCCGCACCCAGTTGGTCGTCGGTGCGGTGACCGTGGCCGTCATCGTCGTCCTCGACGTGATCGTCACCGCAAAGGGCGGCAAGAACGGCCAGTCCCTGCAGCCGTTCACGTTCGGCCACACGCTCAGCGGCGGTTTCAACGGGATCTTCTACGGCATCATCCTCGGAGTCACGTCCTTCATCGGCTTCGAGAGCGCCGCCGTCCTGGGTGAGGAGACCCGCAATCCGCGTCGGGCCATACCGTTGGCGACCATCGTCGCCGTGGTCTTCGCGATCGTCTTCTACGTCTGGACCACCTACAGCATGGCCATCGGGTTCGGCGTCAACAACGGCGCCGCCTGGGCGAAGGACCCGACCGCGCTCGCCACCACCGCGCAGGTCTATTCCGGGCACACGCTGTCGATCCTGATCTCCATCGCCGCGATCCTGTCCGCCTTCGTGGTCTGCCTTGCCTGCGCCAACGCCGCGGCCCGCACGATGTTCGCCATGGGCCGCGAAGGCACCCTGCCTGCGGTGTTCGGCCGTACGCACCCCGTCTACAAGACTCCGGTCAACGCGATCCTCGGAGTCACCGCGGTCGCGACAGTCGTCGCCGCACTGATCGGGTTCTTCTGGGATTACGGCGGCGGACCCACCACCGTGTACTTCCTGATGGCGAGCATCGGGACCATCGCCATCATCCTCGTCTACATGGCGCTGTGCCTCGGCGGCGTGGCCTTCTTCCGGCGCCTCATGCGCAAGTGGAACCCGATCGTGCACGCCGTGCTGCCGGCCATCGGCTTCATCATCTTCGGGCTCGCCGTCTACGGCTCGATCTACCCGGGTGCGCTGCCGCCGATGCCCTACCGCATCGTGCCCTACGTCAACCTCGGCTGGTTGGCACTGGGGATCGTGCTGCTGTGGTACCTGCGCACCAACCACCCCCAGCGGGTTTCCCGGATCGGGTCGATCCTCGGTGAGGAAGGCGGCGAGGAAGCCGGCGCGCTGGACGAGGCGCCCGGCCCGAGCGGCATGAAGCCGACCGAACCCACCGCCGGCATGGCCAACCCCGACTAG
- a CDS encoding Lrp/AsnC family transcriptional regulator yields MVELPPSAQAGEVVPPAQLDDVDIAILRLLSANARLSQRQIAREIGMSPPSVGDRLSRLEKSGVIRGYRVDLDFGAVGYPLVAYILIALQGAPEPDLIEQLRDLPEVEDVHIVTGPRDLLVRIRVRDHEHLRTVLLERIWTAPGVARVESCISLGGMKPQVYNVKLLDAIADRSA; encoded by the coding sequence ATGGTTGAGCTGCCGCCGTCGGCGCAGGCCGGCGAGGTCGTGCCGCCCGCGCAACTCGACGACGTGGACATCGCGATCCTTCGCCTGCTCAGTGCCAACGCCCGCCTGTCGCAACGGCAGATCGCCCGGGAGATCGGGATGTCCCCGCCGTCGGTGGGGGACCGGCTGTCCCGACTCGAGAAGTCCGGCGTCATCCGGGGCTACCGGGTGGACCTCGACTTCGGTGCCGTCGGCTACCCGCTCGTGGCCTACATCCTGATCGCGCTGCAGGGTGCACCCGAACCGGATCTCATCGAGCAGTTGCGGGATTTGCCTGAGGTGGAGGACGTCCACATCGTCACCGGCCCGCGAGACCTACTGGTGCGCATCCGGGTCCGCGACCACGAGCACCTGCGTACCGTGCTGCTGGAGCGGATCTGGACCGCGCCGGGCGTGGCCCGGGTCGAGTCCTGCATCAGCCTGGGCGGGATGAAACCGCAGGTCTACAACGTCAAGCTGCTCGACGCCATCGCCGACCGGTCGGCCTGA
- a CDS encoding cytochrome c oxidase subunit 4, with amino-acid sequence MKIETYIFGGVSVFLFVIAAIYGVWSGDPTGITALIISGGFCGLIASYFGFIARRIDARPEDRGDGEIAEGAGEIGFFSPHSYWPFALGVSAFITAIATSFWAGPIMAIGVVCILVSTGGLLFEYYIGQNRT; translated from the coding sequence ATGAAGATCGAGACCTACATCTTTGGCGGCGTGTCGGTATTCCTCTTCGTCATCGCGGCCATCTACGGCGTCTGGTCGGGCGATCCGACCGGCATCACCGCCTTGATCATCTCGGGCGGGTTCTGCGGCCTCATCGCGAGCTACTTCGGCTTCATCGCCCGGCGTATCGATGCCCGGCCGGAGGACCGCGGTGACGGCGAGATCGCCGAGGGTGCCGGCGAGATCGGGTTCTTCAGCCCGCACAGCTACTGGCCGTTCGCGCTCGGCGTCAGTGCCTTCATCACCGCCATCGCGACCTCCTTCTGGGCCGGCCCGATCATGGCGATCGGCGTCGTGTGCATCCTGGTCTCGACCGGTGGCCTGCTCTTCGAGTACTACATCGGCCAGAACCGGACCTGA
- the coxB gene encoding cytochrome c oxidase subunit II, with amino-acid sequence MRHRELPPGERVPRRDRLGRSGRLGVILGLLALAATGCSWSDLPRWGWPSGVSLQAERMLHLWVASCIAALIVGCIVWGLTFWVIIFHRKKGDQLPKQTKYNLPIELVYTAVPFVAVAVLFYFTAITENYVDKESKNPDVSVTVVAFKWNWQFRYDQERDVATGQPADTIGTSNQIPILVLPVDRSVLIKEHSDDVIHSFWVPELLFKRDVIPGLHNSFQINITKKGAFVGRCAELCGTYHSMMNFELRSVSPADYQTYVKVLSRFGPNNPRYDDRQAIALAAIGQPTQAVTTHPFPTNRTLRHAG; translated from the coding sequence GTGCGTCACCGTGAGCTACCGCCCGGCGAGCGGGTGCCTCGACGGGACCGGCTAGGCCGGTCCGGCCGCCTCGGCGTCATCCTCGGCCTGCTTGCCTTGGCCGCGACCGGATGCAGCTGGAGCGACCTGCCCCGGTGGGGCTGGCCCAGCGGCGTCAGCCTGCAGGCCGAGCGGATGCTGCACCTGTGGGTCGCATCGTGCATCGCCGCACTGATCGTCGGATGCATCGTCTGGGGCCTGACCTTCTGGGTGATCATCTTCCACCGGAAGAAGGGCGACCAGCTCCCCAAGCAGACCAAGTACAACCTGCCCATCGAGTTGGTCTACACCGCGGTTCCGTTCGTCGCCGTCGCAGTGCTCTTCTACTTCACCGCGATCACCGAGAACTACGTCGACAAGGAGTCGAAGAATCCCGACGTCAGCGTCACGGTGGTGGCGTTCAAGTGGAACTGGCAGTTCCGCTACGACCAGGAGCGTGACGTGGCCACCGGCCAGCCGGCCGACACCATCGGCACGTCCAACCAGATCCCGATCCTGGTTCTCCCGGTCGACCGGAGCGTGCTGATCAAGGAGCACTCCGACGACGTCATCCACTCCTTCTGGGTCCCCGAATTGCTCTTCAAGCGCGACGTCATCCCGGGGCTGCACAACTCGTTCCAGATCAACATCACGAAGAAGGGCGCCTTCGTCGGGCGCTGCGCCGAGCTGTGCGGCACCTACCACTCGATGATGAACTTCGAGCTGCGGTCGGTCAGCCCGGCGGACTACCAGACCTACGTGAAGGTGCTGAGCAGGTTCGGCCCGAATAATCCGCGTTACGACGACCGGCAGGCGATCGCACTCGCCGCGATCGGTCAGCCGACGCAGGCGGTCACCACCCACCCGTTCCCGACGAACCGCACGCTCCGGCATGCCGGCTGA
- a CDS encoding glutamine synthetase family protein, which produces MVGSRPDIGIGQHGFVERHGLHTDEQREAAAAVDEMIDVHDLRTIRVVVVDQHGVPRTKWLTADAFRAALHNGVDFSGAIYSLDTANAVFTPAFAAGGGFGIPEFTGFPDLVVVPDPATFRVLPWADRTAWVLCDPYFASGAPVPLDARHLLRRHLSAAKELGYDYLTGLEVEFYIVGRGAGPIDTTQMPARAPDVTSIEPGYQFLGEYRQAQLEPLLSALRDALLDVGLPLRTIENEWGPGQIELSFGPLPGIGSADAMVLLRAVAKEICHSRGLLASFMCWPALPNFFPSGWHLHQSLLDGAGVNVFAADDDPLSSVGRAYAAGLLEHARAMTLLGTPTINGLRRFRPYSFAPDRVTWGLENRGTLLRVQGSPGDSSSHLELRTGEPAANPYLYLASSLAAGLDGIRNDLKPPPMVEADPYAVDTVALPHTMDEAVTAFEASDFLRRELGEPLTRYLAMMKRSELGRFTEAVGEPGEAVTSWEMDEYFETY; this is translated from the coding sequence GTGGTCGGCTCCCGCCCGGACATCGGCATCGGCCAACACGGCTTCGTCGAGCGGCACGGCCTGCACACCGACGAGCAGCGGGAGGCAGCCGCCGCCGTCGACGAGATGATCGACGTGCACGATCTGCGGACGATCCGCGTGGTCGTCGTCGACCAGCACGGCGTACCGCGGACGAAATGGCTCACCGCAGACGCGTTCCGGGCCGCATTGCACAACGGCGTCGACTTCTCCGGCGCGATCTACAGCCTCGACACCGCCAACGCCGTCTTCACGCCGGCATTCGCCGCCGGTGGCGGCTTCGGCATCCCGGAGTTCACCGGGTTCCCCGACCTGGTCGTCGTCCCCGATCCGGCGACGTTCCGGGTTCTGCCGTGGGCCGACCGCACTGCATGGGTCCTGTGCGATCCCTACTTCGCCAGCGGGGCGCCGGTCCCGCTCGACGCCCGGCACCTGCTGCGCCGCCACCTGTCCGCCGCGAAGGAGCTCGGCTACGACTACCTCACCGGTCTCGAGGTCGAGTTCTACATCGTCGGTCGTGGCGCCGGCCCGATCGACACCACGCAGATGCCGGCCCGGGCGCCGGACGTGACCTCGATCGAGCCGGGCTATCAGTTCCTGGGGGAGTACCGACAGGCGCAGCTCGAGCCCCTGCTCTCGGCCCTGCGCGATGCCCTGCTCGACGTCGGACTCCCGCTCCGGACGATCGAGAACGAATGGGGACCCGGGCAGATCGAGCTGTCCTTCGGGCCGCTCCCCGGCATCGGCTCGGCCGACGCGATGGTGCTGCTGCGGGCGGTTGCCAAGGAGATCTGCCATTCCCGCGGGCTGCTCGCGAGCTTCATGTGCTGGCCCGCGCTGCCCAACTTCTTCCCCAGCGGCTGGCACCTGCACCAGTCGCTGCTCGACGGAGCCGGCGTCAATGTCTTCGCGGCCGACGACGATCCGCTGTCGTCGGTGGGCCGCGCCTACGCCGCCGGCCTGCTCGAGCACGCCCGGGCGATGACCCTGCTGGGTACGCCGACCATCAACGGGCTGCGTCGCTTCCGGCCGTACTCGTTCGCGCCGGACCGGGTGACGTGGGGGCTGGAGAATCGCGGCACCTTGCTGCGGGTGCAGGGTTCGCCCGGCGACTCGAGCAGCCACCTCGAGCTGCGGACCGGTGAGCCCGCGGCAAACCCCTACCTCTACCTCGCGTCGAGCCTCGCCGCCGGGCTGGACGGGATCCGCAACGACCTCAAACCCCCTCCGATGGTGGAGGCCGACCCCTACGCCGTCGACACCGTCGCCCTCCCGCACACCATGGATGAGGCGGTGACGGCGTTCGAGGCCAGCGACTTCCTGCGGCGCGAGCTCGGCGAGCCGCTGACCCGATACCTCGCGATGATGAAACGCTCCGAGCTGGGCAGGTTCACCGAGGCGGTGGGCGAGCCCGGCGAGGCCGTCACGTCATGGGAGATGGACGAGTACTTCGAGACCTACTAG